One Rhodococcus sp. P1Y DNA window includes the following coding sequences:
- a CDS encoding TPM domain-containing protein, whose product MAVDTAKHHGIQRFLALSALTTLLGFAVLLGASGQASAEAPSRLAGQITDNVQALDEGQSTDVQTAIDDLYDADRIRLWVVYVADFDNTAPADWARATATASGFGDRDALLAVATVDRSYATWVADGLTQITQAEIDEMETDNIEPALREDDWAGAAIVTAGSLGDAYANSGSGGSSTPWLIGAGAVVVAGGGAVVYSSRRNKARRQAGIEAANNIDPTDTTSLSALPLDILDARAHSMLVETDNAVRASEEELAIARSEFGDTTAAPFVAAFDEAKKALASAFQVRQRLDDAIPETPDQRRALLIQIISSCGRADHELDSRVAEFESMRDLLINSGPRLDSLTQAVVALTVRVPESETVLTQLRAEFAAPALASIISNVDIAREDIELAEKNIAIGRDAASKPAGQQGALVSAVRTAEKAVDQARALLDGVDHAENDIRNAIATLPAAIEDVRSDIAASSSLAQHGGTALQNARAAAEQALRNAEASKDSDPLGSFNQLVEADRHLDEVVEDATEAKTQEDLLRARLARDLGGAQSQITAARDYISTRRAGVGAEARTRLAEAERHFDAARQLEQSDPAKALQHAQAAAQLGSRASQTAQADVANWEERRRPRGGGGGGTAGAVLGGILIDSMLQGSRGGGGFGGGFGGGGFGGWRRWRLRWRWWWTRWRGRF is encoded by the coding sequence ATGGCAGTCGACACGGCGAAGCATCACGGTATCCAGCGGTTCCTCGCACTCAGCGCACTCACCACCCTCCTCGGCTTCGCCGTTCTTCTCGGCGCGAGCGGGCAGGCGTCCGCGGAAGCTCCCTCGCGACTGGCCGGCCAGATCACCGACAACGTGCAGGCACTCGACGAGGGCCAATCGACCGACGTACAGACTGCGATCGACGATCTCTACGACGCCGACCGAATCCGACTCTGGGTCGTGTACGTCGCGGACTTCGACAACACGGCGCCCGCCGACTGGGCCAGAGCTACCGCCACAGCCAGTGGCTTCGGAGATCGAGACGCACTGCTCGCCGTCGCGACCGTGGATCGATCGTACGCAACATGGGTGGCCGACGGTCTGACGCAAATCACCCAGGCGGAGATCGACGAGATGGAGACCGACAACATCGAACCGGCTCTGCGCGAGGACGACTGGGCTGGGGCAGCCATCGTCACCGCAGGTTCACTCGGTGACGCGTATGCGAATTCCGGTTCGGGCGGGTCGAGCACGCCCTGGTTGATCGGCGCAGGCGCCGTCGTTGTCGCGGGAGGTGGCGCCGTCGTCTACTCGTCTCGGCGAAACAAGGCACGTCGACAAGCTGGTATCGAAGCGGCGAACAACATCGATCCCACCGACACGACCTCACTGTCCGCACTTCCCCTCGACATCCTCGATGCTCGCGCACATTCGATGCTCGTCGAGACCGACAACGCGGTCCGCGCGAGCGAGGAAGAACTGGCGATCGCGCGATCCGAATTCGGTGACACCACAGCAGCCCCCTTCGTCGCAGCATTCGACGAAGCCAAGAAGGCACTCGCGTCGGCGTTTCAAGTTCGTCAACGCCTCGACGACGCCATCCCCGAGACACCTGATCAGCGCCGCGCGCTCCTGATCCAGATCATCTCCTCGTGCGGACGCGCCGATCACGAATTGGACTCCCGCGTCGCAGAGTTCGAGTCGATGCGGGATCTACTGATCAACTCCGGGCCACGGCTCGATTCGCTGACTCAGGCCGTCGTAGCTCTCACGGTGCGCGTTCCCGAGTCGGAAACGGTGTTGACGCAGCTGCGGGCCGAGTTCGCCGCGCCCGCACTGGCGTCGATCATCTCCAACGTCGACATCGCCCGCGAGGACATCGAATTGGCCGAGAAGAACATCGCGATCGGTCGCGACGCCGCATCCAAGCCAGCAGGCCAGCAAGGTGCGCTGGTGTCGGCCGTTCGCACGGCGGAGAAGGCCGTCGACCAAGCTCGGGCTCTTCTCGACGGAGTCGACCACGCGGAGAACGACATCCGCAACGCCATCGCGACGCTCCCCGCGGCGATCGAGGACGTCCGCAGCGACATCGCAGCGTCGTCGTCGTTGGCACAGCACGGTGGCACCGCATTGCAGAATGCTCGCGCCGCGGCCGAACAGGCGCTGCGCAATGCCGAAGCGTCCAAGGACTCCGATCCGCTCGGCAGCTTCAACCAACTGGTGGAAGCAGACCGACACCTCGACGAGGTGGTCGAGGACGCAACCGAAGCGAAAACCCAAGAGGACCTGCTTCGCGCACGCCTCGCGCGCGATCTCGGTGGGGCGCAGTCGCAGATCACCGCCGCCCGGGACTACATCTCGACACGACGCGCAGGCGTCGGCGCCGAAGCCCGAACTCGACTGGCCGAGGCCGAACGCCATTTCGACGCTGCACGGCAGCTGGAACAGTCGGACCCAGCGAAAGCACTCCAGCACGCCCAGGCGGCAGCCCAACTAGGTTCCCGTGCATCACAGACTGCTCAGGCCGACGTAGCCAACTGGGAGGAGCGCAGACGGCCACGCGGCGGTGGTGGAGGCGGCACCGCGGGCGCCGTTCTCGGCGGAATCCTCATCGACAGCATGTTGCAGGGCAGCCGCGGCGGCGGAGGTTTCGGTGGCGGCTTCGGTGGTGGTGGCTTCGGGGGGTGGCGGCGGTGGCGGCTTCGGTGGCGGTGGTGGTGGACGCGCTGGCGGGGCCGGTTCTAG